From a region of the Candidatus Sulfotelmatobacter sp. genome:
- a CDS encoding efflux RND transporter permease subunit yields TVVDGTAVQRVFSSQNGRPGVTLLVQKATQASEVTVADEVLKAIPSLKAQFPGVDFQVAHVQATYTEQQVVGVEHTLIEGIILTGIVMLFFLGSWRNAIVVMIAIPSSLLVTLAAMKLAHFTLDTVSLLAMTLIIGILVDDSIVVLENVERHFENGEAPAVAAVTGRSEIGVAAIVITLVDVVVFLPISFLPGAVGLFLREFGLVVTVATLTSLFVSFTVTPTLAGRWALLSRWRPWGIIEAFTDRFERARSWYVDRALRWGLRNGRLVVLASGLSLVLALVLIPLGIVGFEYIPPVDRGELYLTLNWPAGTPLQTTRAGMLQVEKYVDSIPDMQAEASMAGAYMGQLSGYIDNGAVAQIHIFLKDNRAHPTAYWVTDVQQHARRLAPGADAVAVPATDTSGGNSQPIDEVVSAVNGEPEAAAKQVYAALKATSGAIDVTTSDPGDAPQVEVQFNRDRARALDASVGTASTAIEAAFGGDLATQFTGPDGLKDVLVTYPITAQDSLGAIEAIPVRASNGDIIHVGDIAHLVQAPAPPMIMRINRQNVVYVGANLAPGAILSNVQRDFAKRLAKLNLPKTVTVAAASGGNEASVSNTVTGMSIALLLSILLVYLLMVALYNSYRTPFIIMFAVPVAAVGALGSLALTHQTLNLFSLIGTVLLIGLVTKNGILLVDFANHRMREGLDRVRAMREAARERFRPIMMTTVAMVAGMIPLALALDPGSQAARSLGTVVIGGLISSLLLTLLLVPVVYVAVAPRRAPLPPGDGDGRRTRAEEEPTLFDAPTRIARS; encoded by the coding sequence CGACCGTCGTGGACGGCACCGCGGTGCAGCGCGTGTTCTCCTCGCAGAACGGGCGCCCCGGCGTGACGCTGCTGGTGCAGAAGGCGACGCAAGCCAGTGAGGTGACCGTCGCCGACGAGGTGCTCAAAGCGATCCCCTCGCTGAAAGCGCAGTTTCCCGGCGTCGACTTCCAAGTCGCGCACGTGCAGGCGACCTACACCGAGCAGCAAGTCGTCGGCGTCGAGCACACGCTGATCGAGGGGATCATCCTCACCGGGATCGTGATGCTGTTCTTCTTGGGATCGTGGCGCAACGCGATCGTCGTGATGATCGCGATCCCGTCCTCGCTGCTGGTCACGCTGGCGGCGATGAAGCTGGCCCACTTCACGCTCGACACCGTCTCGCTGCTGGCGATGACGCTGATCATCGGCATCCTGGTCGACGACTCGATCGTCGTGCTCGAGAACGTCGAGCGGCACTTCGAGAACGGCGAGGCGCCGGCGGTCGCGGCGGTCACCGGACGCAGCGAGATCGGCGTCGCCGCGATCGTCATCACGCTGGTCGACGTCGTCGTCTTCCTGCCGATCTCGTTCCTGCCGGGCGCCGTCGGGCTGTTCTTGCGCGAGTTCGGCCTGGTCGTGACCGTCGCGACGCTGACCTCGCTGTTCGTGTCGTTCACCGTCACGCCGACGCTGGCCGGCCGCTGGGCGCTGCTCTCGCGCTGGCGCCCGTGGGGGATCATCGAAGCCTTCACCGACCGCTTCGAGCGCGCGCGCTCGTGGTACGTCGACCGCGCGCTGCGCTGGGGACTGCGCAACGGCCGCCTGGTGGTGCTCGCCTCGGGCCTCTCGCTGGTGCTCGCGCTGGTGCTGATCCCGCTGGGCATCGTGGGCTTCGAGTACATTCCGCCCGTCGATCGCGGCGAGCTGTACCTCACCCTCAACTGGCCGGCCGGGACGCCGCTGCAGACGACGCGCGCCGGAATGCTGCAGGTCGAGAAGTACGTCGACTCGATTCCCGACATGCAAGCCGAGGCGTCGATGGCCGGCGCCTACATGGGCCAGCTGAGCGGCTACATCGACAACGGCGCGGTCGCGCAGATCCACATCTTCCTCAAGGACAATCGTGCGCACCCCACCGCCTACTGGGTCACCGACGTGCAGCAGCACGCGCGGCGGCTGGCGCCGGGCGCCGACGCCGTCGCGGTCCCCGCCACCGACACGTCAGGCGGCAACAGTCAGCCGATCGACGAGGTCGTCTCGGCCGTCAACGGCGAGCCCGAAGCCGCCGCGAAGCAAGTCTATGCCGCGCTCAAGGCGACGTCGGGCGCGATCGACGTGACGACCTCCGACCCCGGCGACGCGCCGCAGGTCGAGGTGCAGTTCAACCGCGATCGCGCGCGCGCGCTCGACGCCAGCGTCGGCACCGCCTCCACGGCGATCGAGGCGGCGTTCGGCGGCGACCTCGCGACCCAGTTCACCGGCCCCGATGGCCTCAAGGACGTGCTGGTCACCTATCCGATCACCGCGCAGGACTCGCTGGGCGCGATCGAGGCGATCCCGGTGCGGGCCAGCAACGGTGACATCATCCACGTCGGCGACATCGCGCACCTGGTGCAGGCGCCGGCGCCGCCGATGATCATGCGCATCAATCGCCAGAACGTCGTCTACGTCGGCGCCAACCTCGCGCCGGGCGCGATCCTCTCCAACGTCCAGCGTGACTTCGCCAAGCGGCTGGCCAAGTTGAACCTGCCCAAGACGGTGACGGTCGCGGCCGCTTCCGGCGGCAACGAGGCCTCGGTCAGCAACACGGTGACCGGCATGAGCATCGCGCTGCTGCTCTCGATCTTGCTGGTCTACCTGTTGATGGTCGCACTCTACAACAGCTACCGCACGCCGTTCATCATCATGTTCGCCGTCCCGGTCGCCGCGGTCGGCGCGCTCGGCTCGCTGGCGCTCACCCACCAGACGCTCAACCTGTTCTCGCTGATCGGGACGGTCCTGCTGATCGGCCTGGTGACGAAGAACGGCATCCTGCTGGTCGACTTCGCCAACCATCGCATGCGCGAAGGGCTCGACCGCGTGCGCGCCATGCGCGAGGCGGCGCGCGAGCGGTTCCGGCCGATCATGATGACGACCGTCGCGATGGTGGCGGGCATGATCCCGCTCGCGCTCGCGCTCGACCCGGGCTCGCAAGCGGCGCGCTCACTCGGCACCGTCGTGATCGGCGGTCTGATCAGCTCGCTGCTGCTCACGCTGCTGCTGGTCCCGGTCGTCTACGTCGCGGTCGCACCGCGCCGCGCGCCGCTGCCGCCGGGCGACGGCGACGGCCGCCGTACCCGGGCCGAAGAAGAGCCGACGCTGTTCGACGCCCCCACCCGAATCGCGCGCTCGTAG
- a CDS encoding amidohydrolase, protein MRRSTLLAGLAATAAGVSRPTGSVAAAGDADLIVTARTIHTVDPELPRATAFAVRGERIVYVGDADGARAWQGRRTRTLDLGDATVLPGLIDAHLHFLAVGAVLQEIDLHHVATYEEVVRRTVAFAATSPDRWILGAGWDQNLWPGQAFPTHELLSAALPDRPVVLVRVDGHALLANAAAMRLAGVDARTPDPPGGRVLRDASGAPTGVFVDNAKDLIQHVVPPPTPAQLQRAARAAQAECHRWGLTSIGEPGVDQHGFDAYDALRSENALTMRIHAMIAGSDDALLQRRLAAGPQHLTADGRFAVRAIKLYADGALGSRGAALLAPYSDDPTNRGLILTPPERIDQVAHAALRAGFQVCTHAIGDRANRNVLDAYAAALRDVPTHDHRFRIEHAQVLAPEDIPRFAQLGILPSMQTTHQISDMGWAQERLGPDRVRGAYAWRSLLATGVIIANGTDAPVEVVDTRRTFHAAIARQDEANQPPGGWYPAQRMTRPEALASMTIWAAHAAFLEHEIGSLSVGKYADFTVLDRDWMRVPPEEIMASRILATYSSGRQVYDAATAPQTTGFAPRPGRRGGCGCG, encoded by the coding sequence ATGCGACGTTCCACGCTGCTCGCCGGTCTCGCCGCCACCGCCGCCGGGGTCTCTCGGCCGACCGGCTCTGTCGCGGCGGCGGGGGACGCCGACCTCATCGTCACCGCGCGCACCATCCACACCGTCGATCCGGAGCTCCCGCGCGCGACCGCGTTCGCGGTGCGCGGCGAACGGATCGTGTACGTCGGCGACGCCGACGGCGCGCGCGCCTGGCAGGGCAGGCGGACGCGCACGCTCGACCTGGGTGACGCCACGGTGCTCCCGGGCCTGATCGATGCGCACTTGCACTTCCTGGCCGTCGGGGCCGTACTGCAAGAGATCGACCTGCACCACGTCGCCACCTACGAGGAGGTCGTGCGGCGCACCGTCGCGTTCGCCGCGACCTCGCCCGACCGCTGGATCCTCGGTGCGGGTTGGGACCAGAATCTGTGGCCGGGACAAGCCTTTCCGACCCATGAGCTGCTCAGCGCGGCGTTGCCGGATCGGCCCGTCGTGCTGGTGCGCGTCGACGGTCACGCGCTGTTGGCGAATGCGGCGGCGATGCGTCTGGCCGGCGTCGATGCACGCACGCCCGATCCGCCGGGCGGCCGCGTCCTGCGCGACGCGAGCGGCGCGCCGACCGGCGTGTTCGTCGACAACGCCAAGGACCTGATCCAACACGTCGTGCCGCCGCCGACGCCCGCGCAGCTGCAACGCGCCGCGCGCGCCGCGCAAGCCGAGTGCCACCGCTGGGGGTTGACCTCGATCGGCGAGCCCGGCGTCGACCAGCACGGCTTCGACGCTTACGACGCGCTGCGCAGCGAGAATGCGCTGACGATGCGCATCCACGCGATGATCGCCGGCAGCGACGACGCGCTGCTGCAACGGCGCCTGGCGGCCGGCCCGCAGCACCTGACCGCCGACGGACGCTTCGCCGTGCGCGCGATCAAGCTCTACGCCGACGGCGCGCTCGGCTCGCGCGGCGCGGCGTTGCTGGCGCCGTACAGCGACGACCCGACCAATCGCGGGCTGATCCTCACCCCGCCCGAACGGATCGACCAGGTCGCGCACGCGGCGTTGCGCGCCGGCTTTCAGGTGTGCACGCACGCGATCGGCGACCGCGCCAACCGCAACGTGCTCGACGCCTACGCCGCGGCGCTGCGCGACGTCCCGACCCACGACCACCGCTTCCGGATCGAGCACGCGCAGGTGCTGGCGCCCGAGGACATCCCGCGCTTCGCGCAGCTGGGCATCCTGCCGTCGATGCAGACGACGCATCAGATCAGCGACATGGGCTGGGCGCAGGAACGCCTGGGCCCCGATCGCGTGCGCGGCGCGTACGCCTGGCGTTCGCTGCTCGCCACGGGCGTGATCATCGCCAACGGCACCGACGCGCCGGTCGAGGTCGTCGACACGCGCCGCACCTTCCACGCCGCGATCGCGCGCCAGGACGAGGCGAATCAGCCCCCCGGCGGCTGGTATCCGGCGCAGCGCATGACCCGCCCCGAAGCACTGGCGTCGATGACGATCTGGGCGGCGCACGCCGCCTTCCTCGAACACGAGATCGGCTCGCTCTCGGTCGGCAAATACGCCGACTTCACGGTGCTCGACCGCGACTGGATGCGCGTCCCGCCCGAGGAGATCATGGCCAGCCGCATCCTGGCGACGTACTCGTCGGGCCGCCAAGTCTACGACGCCGCCACCGCCCCGCAAACCACTGGCTTCGCCCCCCGCCCCGGTCGCCGCGGCGGCTGCGGCTGCGGCTGA
- a CDS encoding CoA transferase, with translation MAANGSGPLSGVRVLDCATMIAAPTTGAMLADFGAEVIKLERPGSGDHSRRYGAQRDGVGLYWKSLGRNKRSVALDLHDAQAQRLLLRWLPSFDVLLENFRPGTLERWNLGPERLLELAPHLIVLRMTAFGQDGPYRDRAGFGTLAEAMTGLASVTGWEDRPPLLPPVPLADVMAGQAATAAVCAAYVRRLKTGAGEIIDFAIYEAIMKLVESQLIEYAANGTLHARLGNRMEDTAPRGAYRCADGAWVALSGSTQEVAERVLRTIGGDELVADARFRTNLDRVAHGEELDALLAGFCAAHARDEAIARFTAAGCAVGPLETIDSVFANPQIAARGSLIEVADPDLGTVTMANAFPRFARAGTVEPTPAPSVVGADTVEVLGRELGLSEAELDELAARGAIDDPRYRDRATSRT, from the coding sequence ATGGCGGCGAACGGCAGCGGCCCGCTCAGCGGCGTGCGCGTCCTCGATTGCGCGACGATGATCGCGGCCCCGACGACCGGCGCGATGCTGGCCGACTTCGGCGCGGAGGTGATCAAGCTCGAACGGCCGGGCAGCGGCGACCATTCGCGGCGCTACGGCGCGCAGCGCGACGGCGTGGGCTTGTATTGGAAGTCGCTCGGGCGCAACAAGCGCAGCGTCGCGCTCGACCTGCACGACGCGCAGGCGCAACGGCTCTTGCTGCGCTGGCTGCCGAGCTTCGACGTCCTGCTCGAGAACTTTCGCCCCGGCACCCTCGAACGCTGGAACCTCGGTCCGGAGCGGCTGCTCGAGCTGGCGCCGCACCTGATCGTCCTGCGCATGACGGCGTTCGGCCAAGACGGTCCGTATCGCGATCGCGCGGGGTTCGGGACGCTGGCCGAGGCGATGACCGGCCTCGCGTCGGTGACCGGCTGGGAGGATCGGCCGCCGCTCTTGCCGCCGGTGCCGCTGGCCGACGTCATGGCGGGCCAAGCCGCGACCGCGGCCGTCTGCGCCGCCTACGTGCGGCGGCTGAAGACCGGCGCCGGCGAGATCATCGACTTCGCGATCTACGAGGCGATCATGAAGCTGGTCGAGTCGCAGCTGATCGAGTACGCCGCCAACGGAACGCTGCACGCGCGCTTGGGCAACCGGATGGAAGACACCGCGCCGCGCGGGGCGTATCGCTGTGCCGACGGCGCGTGGGTCGCGCTCTCCGGCAGCACGCAGGAGGTCGCGGAGCGCGTGCTGCGCACCATCGGCGGCGACGAGCTGGTCGCCGATGCACGCTTTCGCACCAATCTCGACCGGGTCGCGCACGGTGAGGAGCTCGACGCGCTCTTGGCCGGGTTCTGCGCGGCGCACGCGCGCGACGAGGCGATCGCGCGGTTCACGGCCGCCGGCTGCGCGGTCGGACCGCTCGAAACCATCGACTCCGTCTTCGCCAATCCCCAGATCGCCGCGCGCGGGTCGTTGATCGAGGTCGCCGACCCGGACCTCGGCACGGTCACGATGGCCAACGCCTTCCCGCGCTTCGCGCGCGCCGGCACGGTCGAGCCGACGCCCGCGCCGAGCGTGGTCGGCGCCGACACGGTCGAGGTGCTGGGCCGTGAGCTCGGCCTCTCGGAGGCGGAGCTCGACGAGCTGGCCGCGCGCGGCGCGATCGACGACCCGCGCTACCGGGATCGCGCAACGTCGAGGACGTAA
- a CDS encoding TRAP transporter substrate-binding protein, translating to MPVTRQQFVGSSLATLASIGIIVPARAADQFSWKYGNDLPADHPTNLRSNEAFARIAKRTGGQVQIKGFPVSVLGSDPSMLASLRSGAIEMLALPGAFLNSVVPLASIENLAYAFPNRETVFRAMDGDLGAVIRDAIRAANIVVFDKIWENGFRDITTSSRVVRTAADLQGLKIRVSPGKIRIDTFESLGASPTPIALSELYTSLQTHVVDAQENPLVLIEQQKFYEVQKYVALSEHIWSGYWTLVNQDVWNKMPKNLQDIVQAELATSTIQARADTQKLSETAAANLKAKGMVFNAVDKQSFKAKLSAANYYKRWKAEFGDKAWAALEKYANKLA from the coding sequence ATGCCCGTGACCCGCCAGCAATTCGTCGGAAGTTCCTTGGCGACGCTCGCCTCGATCGGCATCATCGTGCCGGCACGCGCAGCCGACCAGTTCAGTTGGAAGTACGGCAACGATCTGCCCGCCGATCATCCCACCAACCTGCGCTCGAACGAGGCCTTCGCCCGGATCGCCAAACGGACCGGCGGGCAAGTGCAGATCAAGGGGTTCCCGGTCAGCGTGCTCGGCAGCGATCCGTCGATGCTTGCCTCGCTGCGCAGCGGCGCGATCGAGATGCTTGCGTTGCCGGGCGCCTTCCTCAACTCGGTCGTGCCGCTGGCCTCGATCGAGAACCTCGCCTACGCGTTCCCGAACCGCGAGACGGTCTTCCGCGCGATGGACGGCGACCTCGGTGCGGTGATCCGCGACGCGATCCGGGCCGCGAACATCGTGGTGTTCGACAAGATCTGGGAGAACGGGTTCCGCGACATCACCACCTCGAGCCGGGTGGTGCGCACCGCCGCCGATCTGCAGGGACTGAAGATACGCGTCTCGCCGGGCAAGATTCGGATCGACACGTTCGAGTCACTCGGCGCCTCGCCGACCCCGATCGCGCTCAGCGAGCTCTACACCTCGCTGCAGACGCACGTCGTGGACGCGCAGGAGAATCCGCTGGTCCTGATCGAGCAGCAGAAGTTCTACGAGGTCCAAAAGTACGTCGCCCTCTCCGAGCACATCTGGTCGGGGTACTGGACGCTGGTCAATCAGGACGTCTGGAACAAGATGCCCAAGAACCTGCAGGACATCGTGCAAGCGGAGCTCGCGACCTCGACGATCCAAGCGCGGGCGGACACGCAGAAGCTCAGCGAAACCGCGGCCGCCAACCTCAAGGCCAAGGGGATGGTCTTCAACGCCGTCGACAAGCAGAGCTTCAAAGCCAAGCTGAGCGCCGCCAATTACTACAAGCGCTGGAAAGCGGAGTTCGGCGACAAGGCGTGGGCGGCGCTCGAGAAATACGCCAACAAGCTGGCGTGA
- a CDS encoding TRAP transporter large permease subunit, which yields MAIAESIIEAEVGVPRFVFRRAWAAAIDRAIGAVVEPIAAALVVIEVIILAAGVFTRYVMVRPLVWSDELATILFLWLAMLGAVIAYRRGEHIRLSVVLRRASPHVRDVLETISSVVTALFVIELMPASVTFFKQEEIDLTPALSIPQSYVVLAIIVGLALILVLALLRLSEGSPGVVAGVVAAAVVISVLTWIGRGAFAGLGNFNLVIFFVVMVGAFITIGVPIAFAFGVATLSYLAIVTTVPLNTVVGRMDEGISNLVLLAIPLFIFLGLLMDCAGIARRLVEALASVVGHLRGGLSIVLVAAMYLVSGISGSKIADMAAVAPVLFPDMERRGQKRTSMTALLAASGAMADTIPPSLVLIIIGSVTGISIAALFTAGLLPAFVCAVLLVIVALWDAKRENATLSKAASLRTIAKAFLVALPGLVLPLLIRYFVVAGIATATEVSVVGVIYTIVVGVVIYREFDWRRFYPILIDTVALAGAILLIIATATAMGWALTQSGFAQQLADLLAHAPGGKIGIMLASVVFWIIIGSVLEGIPSVVLFAPLLFPVAKAAGINEIHYAIVAVLAGGIGLFSPPVGIGFFGACAIGKAEAEHTVRPLFPYFVALIVGLLIVAFVPWISLGFLPKTP from the coding sequence ATGGCCATAGCCGAGAGCATCATCGAGGCCGAGGTCGGCGTCCCACGGTTCGTCTTCCGGCGAGCCTGGGCCGCCGCGATCGATCGCGCCATCGGCGCCGTCGTCGAGCCGATCGCGGCGGCCCTGGTCGTGATCGAAGTGATCATCCTGGCGGCCGGGGTCTTCACCCGCTACGTCATGGTGCGCCCGCTCGTCTGGAGCGACGAGCTCGCGACCATCTTGTTCCTGTGGCTGGCGATGCTCGGCGCGGTGATCGCGTACCGGCGCGGCGAGCACATCCGGCTCTCGGTGGTCTTGCGGCGCGCGTCGCCGCACGTGCGTGACGTGCTCGAGACGATCTCGTCGGTGGTCACCGCGCTGTTCGTCATCGAGCTGATGCCGGCCAGCGTGACGTTCTTCAAACAGGAGGAGATCGATCTCACGCCCGCGCTGAGCATCCCGCAATCGTACGTCGTGCTCGCGATCATCGTCGGCTTGGCGCTGATCCTGGTGCTGGCGCTGCTGCGTCTGTCCGAGGGGAGTCCGGGCGTCGTCGCCGGCGTCGTCGCCGCCGCGGTCGTGATCAGCGTGCTGACGTGGATCGGGCGCGGCGCGTTCGCCGGCTTGGGCAACTTCAACCTGGTCATTTTCTTCGTCGTGATGGTCGGAGCGTTCATCACGATCGGCGTTCCGATCGCGTTCGCGTTCGGAGTCGCCACGCTCAGCTATCTGGCGATCGTGACGACCGTGCCGCTGAACACCGTCGTCGGCCGCATGGACGAAGGCATCTCGAACCTGGTCCTGCTGGCGATCCCGCTGTTCATCTTCCTGGGACTCTTGATGGATTGCGCCGGCATCGCGCGGCGGCTGGTCGAGGCGCTGGCCAGCGTCGTCGGCCACTTGCGCGGCGGCCTCTCGATCGTGCTGGTCGCGGCGATGTACCTCGTCTCCGGCATCAGCGGCTCGAAGATCGCCGACATGGCCGCGGTCGCCCCGGTGCTGTTTCCGGACATGGAGCGGCGCGGCCAGAAGCGCACCTCGATGACCGCGCTGCTGGCGGCCTCAGGCGCGATGGCCGATACGATTCCGCCCAGCCTGGTGCTGATCATCATCGGCTCGGTGACCGGCATCTCGATCGCCGCGCTGTTCACCGCCGGCCTCTTGCCGGCGTTCGTGTGCGCGGTCCTGCTGGTGATCGTCGCGCTGTGGGACGCCAAGCGCGAGAACGCGACGCTCTCGAAGGCCGCCTCGCTCCGTACCATCGCGAAGGCGTTCCTGGTCGCGCTGCCGGGGCTGGTGCTGCCGCTCTTGATCCGCTACTTCGTGGTGGCCGGCATCGCGACCGCGACCGAGGTCAGCGTCGTCGGCGTGATCTACACGATCGTCGTCGGGGTCGTGATCTACCGCGAGTTCGACTGGCGGCGCTTCTATCCGATCCTCATCGACACGGTCGCGCTGGCCGGCGCGATCCTGCTCATCATCGCCACCGCGACGGCGATGGGCTGGGCGCTCACGCAGTCGGGCTTCGCGCAGCAGCTGGCCGATCTGTTGGCGCACGCGCCGGGCGGCAAGATCGGCATCATGCTGGCCTCGGTCGTGTTCTGGATCATCATCGGCTCCGTGCTCGAGGGCATCCCGTCCGTCGTGCTGTTCGCCCCGCTGCTGTTCCCGGTCGCGAAGGCGGCCGGGATCAACGAGATCCACTACGCGATCGTCGCCGTGCTGGCGGGCGGCATCGGGCTGTTCTCGCCGCCGGTCGGGATCGGATTCTTCGGCGCCTGCGCGATCGGCAAGGCGGAGGCGGAGCACACGGTGCGGCCGCTCTTCCCGTACTTCGTCGCCCTGATCGTGGGCCTGCTGATCGTGGCCTTCGTGCCCTGGATCTCGCTCGGCTTCTTGCCCAAGACGCCGTGA